The DNA window GGACCGATTTACTAATTACTCATAATACTATAGTAAAATTAGCaccaatgttttgaaaatgggtTAGGTGTTGGGGACTTTGCAATTAAGAAGAAACTACTCAAAATGGGAGccaaaatgattattttaaacAAAGATGTGCTGTCCAAACATTGGGGTCAATTTACAACTAATgtcttcaaaaaataattaaatttaaaaatgagataATTGAGCCAAAAGCACATAATGCCTCATTGACTTTAGATGCCCCAAAGTTTATCATATTTATAATCTTGATTGAAAGGGAAAATCTTGTGCTTCTTTTATTACAATAACAAATCTGTAGCTTTcaaattttgaataataaaagatctataactttcaaattttaaataatactactttttattattagattGTGACAGCAAAagctttttctttattattttttataataactagtttcgctttacgtgctatgcacgtggctcgtaagtGACTCGTTCatagtattaattaaatttatcataattacaacaacatattttatttataattaatattcagttaattagattttgttagaaataaatagaatactcctttttcatttattaattttaaaaattaattgaggTCAATAACAGtaacttataattttaaaaaaaagcaTTCAATgcgttttatttataatcatacattagtttgaattttttgtttgattataaatttttttatgagttgaattaaatttattataaaattatattatatttaatatatttgtcataatataaatttatgacaaaatcaagcaaaaatataaagtaaaaattttcttactttatataaatttagaaaaaagacTTATATTGtttgagtttaaatagaaaggACGGAAATGTAATTGTAATAAGTATAGAACCTCACAATAATTCGATCTAAAAGATTTACTATTACACAGTTCTTTTGGTAGTTTGTAGTACTGTAATTTATGGAATTATAAACATGTTGGTTGTgtagatttataaaaatattattatagtagtaataacaatattttgtattaaattaattaataatttattttaaaaatattgataaaattaaaatgtttgttcataaatgaaaaaaaaaggtttGGCCTATTTTTTGGAGTTATATAACTTAAATATGTGTTTCTGTTGACTTTCTTCTATCTTAGGATATTATATAGTATAGACATTCAAAGAAATTTCTTAATGCTGGTTCTTGGTATACTCTTTACATCAATTTGTTCGCATTCCTTATCCTTTCGGCCTCTGATATTACCGGAACAcgtaataatttaatatttacataAAACTGTATATTAAAACAGATAGATAAAAATTGCTAATTACCTATGTTCATAGTTTaacttgaattttattttgttttattttataatagtaTGATTTAAACCTTAATTGTCTAATGTATTCCACGTTAGtaattttcaaactttctaattaaatattaaaagcaAGTTTGATATAATATTGATAGTGTCGAAAAAGCAATGTCAATTTAGATAAGTGTTTAACTCTAAATAGGATGTTTACTATTTGATAAATATCTCTAGATTCCTtactctaattaaattttatagctcaacttcaatcaaattaaaagatagctctattcctactaatttggagataatttagctattttttccATACTAAATTAGCAAATTTCTGGCCCAAAAACTAAATAAGAGAcaatttagctatctattccaattaggattttaattgtaatatatatttagtgattagttaaataactaattagttaatgactataaaacctttattttaattaattaaaaaggattattcggtaaatttgcctgtccccccccccatccgtgcttttatatatagtatagaagtATAGATTAAGGGCGTGCAAAATCAAACTACAACGTATTAATTGAgctcaattaaataaatttaatttaatttactttgGAATTATAAGAATTAATTCTTCCGTTCAATTCAGTTTTGAGTGTAAAAAATgctatttcaaatttattacaaatcgaatagaaaaattgaataaaattaaagaatcaAAGAAATTAGTTAGTGATTTGATTGTATTTGATTTgagaaatttcatttttatataaattaggttctgttttttggataaataattaggttccatttaattttttaaaatttggatcgTATCCAATACACGTCGCtaaattgattattattaatattataaaagcttattttatatataatacttaGGGTAGGTACGTATACATATTTATTTGATAACCACCCTCTTCAACAATTTCTTAATCACATTGGACACGTTctaaatatattagtatattgtttaaaaaaataaaaaaataagagaaaatttaaaattaaatgatctATAGTTATTTACAATGTTTTAACAACAAGGTTACTGATGAAGTCAACTCAAACATGAAGTATCCTAtgcaaaacaaaaaatgtcgAATCTTTGATGAAATAAATagtaaactttacaaaatatatatatatattaaagtatCATTTGCAAACATGAAATCTCCAATCTTAAACCAATAAGATTTGCAAATCTACAGAATACTCTTCAATTCAATACAAGGTTGAATTTGAAAGAGTTGATGCATAAATATTTATTAGGTGAAaatgataatgttttatatactcgcaattatttaattatttaaacctAACACAAACttgtacaataaaaaaattgagaaataaaAGCTAGTTTCAATGCCCATATGATGTCTAACATAACACTTCATCAGATTCAGTCAcatcaattataaaattaatttaaattgaggCAATTTTTTTGCgtgtatattattaaatttaaattataaactatataaaaagaatttaaaattttgaatcattaattataaaaataaatttaaaattaaagttgaatataattatattaaataaaattgacagatcAAATTATCACAActcttttaaaaatagatttatcatttaaattaaagatatgaatatattaaattattttacctttttttgtGTGTCTCCTGCTAAttcaaaatatcaatttatggatgattaaataaaaaatatcaatttatggattttttttacttaaattttttatgttacccttttcaatttatttttaattcatttaccCTTTTCAACTAGTATCTTTTGaagaatttgtttttataaatatgttgtattttatgtaacatgaaagtataaaaataaaagtatattactaattgtttaaaatatgCTTTTACCTGTAAAAAAGAGTAGTAGGAACTTGATGATAGTAAATCCCAAAAGAAAATCCACTCTCATCCATCGACTCAAATATAGTCTTTTGAGGATACCCTTGAGCCAGCAGCTTCGAGTCATTACTTGTTGCGCCATGCGACGTCGCAGAGTGCACATACAGCCGGTTCGGCTGTGTTGACGTCGGAATCGAAGCGAACCACCGATCACAAATCGCAAAATTCATAGCCAACTCTTTATAGACCGGCAGAGCGTCCGGTCTGAACCCGTTCATCACATTCTCAGACATGCCTGGCTTGGTTCGCTCTGCGTTTTGTGCAAAACCGTTCATTTTCACGACCGGAGGATTGTCCTGGTTCGAAAGTGCAGCTTCGGTCCATTGGACACCGTAAACTTGCTCGTACATGGCTTGGATTGAGTGACCAGGGTCAGGGTCCACGTAAGCAGATTGGTCTTTGAAGAAGACAAGGGGGGAGTTCGGGTCTGAAGTTGAGATGGGATTGGATTCTTGACCGGTAACTCCATTGATTTCTGGGTTTAAGGTTTTGAACCAGCCTAGCATGTGGTCGAAGGAACGGTTTTCTTGGACTAAAACTACTACTGTTTTTATGGGGTATGGTGTGGCGGTGGCGGTGGTGGAGTTCTGTGAACCCATTTTGGCGGTGGTTTATTGAGTTTCTTGGAGGATATAgtggaggtggaggtggtggtgCTTATGGAGGAGATATGTCTTTTATACAGAATGAGAAAGAGCTTTTGattgaacaaataaaaaagcaTTCACATTATCAGCCAATTTTCAAAAAAGACATAACTAATATATTTACTCTATTTTTTCTATTACACCTTCCGCTccgatatatttttattttctttattctaaattatggacggttatttattatttgaatgaTAAATTGTCATATACAcccttatttattatattagaacTCATTAAGAGTAAAATGAAAGATATCAAAAGACAAAACATTACGACAATATTAAATGAGAGTAagtatgatatttttatataaattaactcattttacatagataaattaatctttttaatacTTGTTTTTATTCTAATCTTCCTATTAATAGGAATGGAGGGATTATAATATTAGGTAATtagtgaaatttaaataaaaaatatttttttgtataaagTTAAGATTAACTTCTAGCATcgatatttattaaaaacgacaagaattttgagataaaaaaaacaagtctattgagaCGGAGAGAGTAATAAACTAAAGCGCAagatctaaaaaataaatatttattgattttatcaattataacaaaaaaattaactttattaatttcagcaataaattaacaaaaattattttaattattttaattataactaaacTTGTGCAactaagttaattaaatttattttactcaCATGACAGTCGCTGTtgaatagtatatttttttgctttattttttatttaattttatgaatcTGGCAAGTAAAATAATACCTAAATTATTTGATAAGAAAGATTTCagaattaaaaaagttattttagattataattgatattaaaattaataaaatctgCATACGTTGAATTTTTGGGATCATAGACCAAAAGTTAGTGATAAGAAAGATATTCAAATCGTTTATGATATGATAATTGAGACAGCACATATGGTTTGGCTTAGCATGATATGaacattttcttatattatttttctttctattgAAATCCTTGAGAAGAAATTGTTACTTAGACTCAATTTATCACATTATTcgtgaattattttattatatcatgacacattattaaaataatggcagtattatatttttattttcatttttttacacttttaaataataatattgcgATAGtgtaattattttatcataatatgataaatttagtttataaataatatggtggactgagtctacttaattttttttttatttcagtagTTTTATCTGTAACTTGTAATATAATAAGGCCAATGAAATGTATCATATAATTCattgaaattataatatataaatgagATCTAATTATAGTACTGGTCCTCAGCTTTACTCACTAAGTAtccaaagaaaaaaatattaatatctgTTTAATACATAATGTCATACTAATCATAAATAAAGAAAGACTCATTGTATATGCTTAGCCGATGACTaagaaaactaaaacaattacGCCCTGTCCCAGCccaccttttttattttttgtgttttaaattataagctatttttattttaataaataatattaaaaataaattttttatttatccttATTACTTAAtgttatattcaatataaaataaaggctattttttatttcaatgcTAAAAAAATTAGACTAGTCaacttatttaataaaaaataaatcaataaaaaactagtcattaatatattatttccaTATTCAAAGAATCTAAAAGGATAAAGTagaaaaatggataaaaaaaattactagtttgtaattaatttaactatattttcttaatttttgtgtTTAACCAAATAACTTATCATTTTTCAACGAAAAGAGTATatataaatcttttaatttacaACATAGAAAAGGAAATAACTACTAATAGTCACAAATTAAGCAAGAAAATAATTTCTGAATAAAAGTTTTGGATGTTGAGGTAGTACCGTTGCTAACTATAGCAAGTGACTCCCGAGTCTTGACTATAGAAATGACTTGTGACTCATCTAACCCACTGTCTCTAGCTTTCACATACTCTTCATAGAATGTCTTATATGCATTTTCAACATAATTCGCAGCCTCTGAAACTTTCATGGATTCCACAAGTCTATATGGATAGATATTCGTCGCGCAATCTCCATTCAATACTGCCGCCAATTGTACAAGTTCTTGTTGAAACTCGCTGATATCCGCTTCTTCATTTGCCTCTCTAGATCGCAGTTTCACAGGTTCTGCCAATGTGACTGCAAAATTCTCGTTTGCAATTGTAAATTGTGATCAGTACATGAAAATATTCTTGTATTGCATAAATTGTGAGATATTGTGTAGGATTTTGAATGTTGAATTAATTACCAGGACAATCTGTTCTTGGACTAGTTCTAGTGAGAACAGTCTCAAACGTGCCAGCCCAAGCGTCGCGCTTGGTTAGAAACTCTTTCAGATTGAAAAGCTTCTTAAGAGTTGCTGGTATTGAGGAGTGCTCATATTCTGATGTAGAGTCTGGTCCTGAAGGTCCATGTAATACTATAATTCCAACATTTAATACACAAATTAGAACTCCAATATATAAAGCATATACTACTACAAGAAATTCTTATCCTGACCCGATATATAATGGACCCATGAAATCTACAATTAAAGAGTAGTAATTAAAGTTCTTATGAGAGGGTTTATCAAGAATCCGAAATGTACCTGTCCCGGGCTCAATCCAGGGAGATATTAGAAAAGCGGGAACTCTAACACCAAGACGATCAAATTCGAAAAAGTGAGGCTCGGGACCAACAATATCATCAGGATTCGGAATGCCAGTAGCAGGAGTTGGAACATGATCGTAGAAACCACCATGTTCATCATATACGATCACAAACAACATTTCATTCCATTGTGGGCTAGCTCTTAATAATTCATACACTTCTTTCACAAAATTCTGACCTTCTGATATATCGTGCGATGGGTGATCATCGTTTGCAGGTTTTGATAAAAGATCGAAAAATATCGGCTCGATCACTACATAGTTTGGCAGTTTCCCTTCTTCACAAtgctttttgaaattttgatcaAATTGGTGGAAGTTTTTTAGGTACTTAATTTTTCTCATGTTCCTATCAACAAGAagattattcatttattttatggAGCTATAggaaaatttaaagataaatttctGGGGGGTCTAACATTAATTTAATtggtaaaattaattaatgtatcCAAGACTATgatagaattttataaatatacgtTGAATAAATAAGTACTACAACTTAATCTAATGATATTATGTTTTTTGTCAATTATATTAAatcagtaaataaaaaaaaataaaaaataaaatagtattttaagttattttcaggggtaatattaaaaaaaattcaccaattttatacgttttctcattttaatcacgccgtttaaaaatcgtcattttcatacagcAACTACCAATTTCTTTCAAATccatacaccgttcaaaaatccggCAAAAATTGATGACGTGTCACTATCTGATTCGTTATAACATGTCAATATCCAGTTGTCAACTCAGTaattttcaccggatttttgaacggtgtatgaatttgaaaaaaattgatagttcatatatgaaaatgacgattttaaacggcgtgattaaaatgagaaaacatgtaaagttggtgaatttttattacattaacctttattttttatgactaaaaacatttaatttttgttaattatactctttatattttttatttgctaCTTgtatataattgataaaaaccACATAATTACTGAATCAGATTGaccaatttatttattcataataTACTCGTCGATTTCGTTATAGTTTTGATTTCCATTAATGATTCAATTATGAAGAACTACATATATAGAAAATTATTGCAACAACCATATGAGTGTAATAGCGTCCTACCATTTGGTATTCACAAGGATTATATGATCACTTTCGTCTATAACTCTTATCATTTAATTCCGACAAAATGTTAGTAATATATTACTTTTTTGATGCTCAACTAATTTGAACTCGAACCTGACAGAATCATACCGAAATTTAAAGCGTTTCATTAAACTAGAACAATCGTTGGCAGTTAATTAGGCTTTATATTATACTTCtgttaactaaatttaattaatcggCTTGAACAGATAATCAAGCAATAATTTGAACTCGCGATCTCATgttctttcaaaaaataaattaatgtaatctagaaaataaaatttgaaaatgaacGAGTATTATCACCTGTAAATAAGTGTACTAGGGAGTTGCTGAAAATAAATCCCAAATGAAAATCCACTTTCATCCAGAGACTCAAAAACAGTCTTCTGAGGCAACCCTTCCACAAGCAACATAGCATCATTACTTGTCAAACCATGTGAAGTTGCAGAATGCACATACAGCCTATTAGGCTGCGTTGATGCCGGAACAGAAGCGAACCATCGATCACAAATCGCAAAATCGACGGCTAATTCTTTATAGACCGGCACAGCCTCCGGTCTAAACCCGCTCATCACATTCGTGGACATGCCTTGCTGCGTTCGCTCTGCGTTTTGTGCAAAACCATTCATTTTGACAACCTGGGGATTATTCAGTGCAGCTTCGGTCCATTGAACACCGTAAACTTGCTCGTAAATGGCCTGGATTGAGTGACCAGGGTCAGGGTCGACGTAAGCAGATTGGTCCTTGAAGGAAACAAGGGTGGAGTTTGTGTCTGAAGTTGAGATGGGATTTGATTCCTGACCGGTTACTCCATTGATTTCTGGGTTAAGTGTTTTGAACCAGCCTAACATGTGGTCAAATGAGCGATTTTCTTGGACCAGAACTACTACTGTTTTTATAGGGTATGTTGCGGCGGAAGTGGCGGAGGACTCCGCTGCCATTATGGTGGTGGTTGTATTTGTTAGAGGATGTTATGGTGGCGATGTTGGTGCTCAGGCCCATAAATGTGAGTTTTATAAGTTAGAAAAAGAAACAGATTTCTCTTTTACTACAAGTAGGAGAATGGTGTTTAAATGCGGGACTCTTAagctaaattattattttaatttttcataaccAAAATGTGATAATGGATATAAtttctataaatattaataatttaaggtGATTATTTTAATGAGTTCGAACCAAGTTTACacaaattaatctttttttgagattaatcaaaaaaattcagattAACTATAATGCGAGCCGagtataatttaaattctaagATTAGTGTTCAAATCCAGCTCAAGATAAACTAGCTTGAACCAACGAGACCGGTACTTGCTTGAATATGTTCAATCGAATTTTACTTTGAGCTCTAATTAATGATAGTGTCTAATTGAACAGGTTTAATCAGACTAAGTTTATGTAAAACATTACTAATTATTTCCTTGCAAGTATTTTTGGTTTCTTGTTAAGAGTGGTATTTGTGTTTATTTAAATAATGgtattgtattttaattttacttttatatgtTAACATATTAATTGTTGAGCAAATGTAGTACTCTACATTACTAATGGTTTATAAAAATGTGCACTGCAAAGGAATAAAAGCATATGCTATGCGTATTTAATTAAGGTTTcagatataattaaaacaagaaATGTGTTTTTCAATGTGTATGATCGCATAAATTGCCCCACAAGAAAGAAAAATCAGCTACCATAATAAATGTGTTTTTCGGTTCACCATTTTGTCATCCgtaacaataaattaaagaTGGACTACACTTACTAAAAACCAGTACTGTActttaaaaatgatataaatattttttgaaatcaaaatgatagtaataattaatattatatacgATATACAATAATTATGAACACTCAAGTTGGTAGGCATAGAAATGCCAGTAGTTTTTTGGGCTTAGGCTTCTACCTTTTTCAAGcccaaaaatatgaaatagagAAGGGAAGTTTAGCAAAATacttaataaactaaaaatatttgtaaaatttaacttataaactgaaagtttacaaacatacctaaatatttaaatatttatttttactccgtagtttcaaacagttgcacaatttgaaaccgttttacaAAACTTTTCGCATacagtttcaaatagagtttcaaacggtttcaaaaaaataataccattgaaactgttttataaaccgTTTCAATAACAGTTTATAATagatttttaaatgatttataacggtttataaaaaataatttgaaaccgttttcaaaaaaaattcaaaaggtttctaaaaaacagtttacaaagtacttttataaattttcagagtacaaaaataaattttcggaaaaaaagataaataaataaatttttaaaaatggagtatttttacaaatattttttaaaattggagtATTTTCTGCAAATTTCCCAATAGAGAAAGCTTGACTGTCTAAAGTCCACTGACGGCTTGTAGCACTCTTAAATTAAAttggaatttttattttgtccccactatgaaaattaattacactTGTATCGATTTTTTTCCctcaaaatattcacattttataaatagtctcaaaaattgtaat is part of the Mercurialis annua linkage group LG3, ddMerAnnu1.2, whole genome shotgun sequence genome and encodes:
- the LOC126671750 gene encoding non-specific phospholipase C4-like encodes the protein MAAESSATSAATYPIKTVVVLVQENRSFDHMLGWFKTLNPEINGVTGQESNPISTSDTNSTLVSFKDQSAYVDPDPGHSIQAIYEQVYGVQWTEAALNNPQVVKMNGFAQNAERTQQGMSTNVMSGFRPEAVPVYKELAVDFAICDRWFASVPASTQPNRLYVHSATSHGLTSNDAMLLVEGLPQKTVFESLDESGFSFGIYFQQLPSTLIYRNMRKIKYLKNFHQFDQNFKKHCEEGKLPNYVVIEPIFFDLLSKPANDDHPSHDISEGQNFVKEVYELLRASPQWNEMLFVIVYDEHGGFYDHVPTPATGIPNPDDIVGPEPHFFEFDRLGVRVPAFLISPWIEPGTVLHGPSGPDSTSEYEHSSIPATLKKLFNLKEFLTKRDAWAGTFETVLTRTSPRTDCPVTLAEPVKLRSREANEEADISEFQQELVQLAAVLNGDCATNIYPYRLVESMKVSEAANYVENAYKTFYEEYVKARDSGLDESQVISIVKTRESLAIVSNGTTSTSKTFIQKLFSCLICDY